The DNA window ACGCGTCCATCCATACTTAATCTTTATTCCCAAAACAACCAAACAACAAACAAGAGAAATAAACAAAAACGCCAAAATCGAAAACTCCGGAACAGCTTGATTACCAACAATTTCGATAACACTTTCCGGCATAAGCTGTGCACAAACAAAATAAAGATATGTAAACTCACCATCTTCATAGGGCAAATAGGACAAAACATCACCGCCTAACAAAACTACCCATTCATTCAAAGAATCACAAGACAACAAACTCTTGGGAATGACAACTCTACAAGAACAAATGCCATCTTCAACACTCTCCAAAGTTAGAGCTAAAGTTTTATCAGAAACATTAAACTCATTAGAAACTAAAGTGGCATTTGTTGAAACAAAAACATCAAAATCCTCTAACTCAACAGTAACGGTAATCTTCAAAAACGGATTCGCCAATGGATACATATCCCATGGATAATCACCAGATGGATATCCAACATCCAGTATTCCATCTCCTCCAGTGACGTTCTGATAAGGCCCATTGTACATGTCTTGTGCAACATGGTCACTCCAATAATTTCCGCCAGAAGGATACCCATCATCAAAAAAGACTGCTGCCGAAGGAAATGGCAATGTAGCATTGACAAAATTGTTGTGATATATTTTAGTAAATTGCGAATCAACATCCGAGATGACAACAGCCGTTATGTTCTCAAATGTATTACCAACTAGAGACGAATTGCAACTTACGGTTTTAATATTTACTCCACAATATTTAATATTCAAAAACTGGCTAAACATTAAATTAGTAAGATTTGATCTAATAAGTTGAACTCCCACATAAACATTGGTAAATATCATATCTCTTATTGTAACATTAGTAACATTGTAAACTCGAATAGCTGCAACGTCAAGATAAAACAAATTTGTGTTTTGACAAGTAAAATTCTCTATAATAACATTGCCGACATTAATCTTAAATATGAAAGCGGTTGTTCCACTTCCATCTATCACTGTGTTTTCACGGTCCATTCCGACAATGCGTACAGTCTTGTTTATTTGTATTAACGATTCATAATATATCCCAGGTTCAACGATTATAGTGTCACCGTCTGCGCAATTAATCAAGGCAGAAGTTATGTTTGGATAATCAGTAGGAACCCGTATAGCTCCATTTTCAAACAAAGCCTCTACGTTGGCTTGAAAACCCGAATTTGACAAGGTAAGAAACATTGAGATTAGTATGGTTAAAAGAAAAACAACAATCAACCAGCTCTTATTCTTAACCATCGCCAAATCCTACCAAACACAGTCTCGTATATTTAAAAACGCATACCAAATATATAAATTTGGGATAGAAAGCCAGAAAAGTGTTTAAAATAACATGATAAACGATAGAAATTAAAGTAAGCACAAACTATAGAAACTGCAGGTATCCTTATGCAAAGAAACTGGACAAACAAAAACGTAGATTTAGATTTACTCACTAACCAACTAGGCGATTTTTTTAAAGAGAAAGACTTTAACGCGGTCAAAGGTAAAAGTGAAAGAGGTTATCAAATATTTGCAGACGACTCCGGATACTACAAGGTAGACGGGTATGTTTCTGTGAGCATAGAAGGGAAACCCGAGGACTTTACCATAACATTTGAATTATGCAAAGAAGAGAAAAAGCGTAAGAGTCTACTACCGCGCTCAATAATGCTAACCACAATGTTCGGCGGTGGATATTTTCTTAGAAAACAATTAAAATTCGACGAAGAATGGCTCAAGCTTAAGCGAGATTTTTGGAACTACGTGGAAATGATAGTCTTAAACTTAACAAACACTGCAGCCCAAGAAACAAGCGACAAATAAGTGTAAGCCAAAACGTTTGCAAATTTTTACCCTATTAAGATCAATTCAATTATAATAGATACTCAACGGCATTACTGTACTTCATCTTCAAAACCGCAACTTAAAAATGAATCTCACACAATCAAAATTTGCATTAAAATATAAAAAAGAAGGAATATCGTGTTTTCTGTGTTTAGTACACTTTTCCAAAGTCTACTAAGATTATTATTATGTCGCCCATTGTAACTCGTCCATCGAGATCTATATCTGCCAGCGGGTTCCATCTTAGATGCCCTAAATAGGTGCCAAAGGCATCCACAACTATCATCAAATCATCCATGTTAATCCTTCGGTCAAAGTTTACATCTGCAATGTGAGCTGGTAAGATTTCATAGTATCCATGTTGGATGCTGTGAGTAATTCGTTCTCCTTCATCGCTCATTATTAGAGTGTCATCGAGTTTCAAATCGCAAGTGGACTTTGGTTTGTCTAGCCCTCTAGGCTGATACTTCGCTCGGAAAGTTATAGTAGCTATTGTTCCTGTACCGCTAGGCCACTCCGTCCATCCACCTTCTTCTTGAGGTAGTAGAACAACACCTACAATTATGTTGTCTCCATAGAAAGGATCGCCATATTCAACGTAGTAAAAGAAAAGCGTTTCACCATGTTGCTTCAAGAAAGACCCCTCACTAACGCTTACTACTTCCAACAATGTGCTATTGAACTGTAGCCTAAACTGAACACCTGCTGTTCTCCAACCTACACTTAGGTTGCTTAAGGTTATGTTAATGTTGAAAGTTTCGTTCAATCTAAGAGCTTGATAGCTGTTTGGTTCCACTCGCATTGTGGGTTGTGGAAGCGGCACGGCATACTCAAGCCATGGGCTATATAGGACGTAGTCGCTGACGTTGTCTCCCAAACCAAAATGTGGACCATAAGGCTCACCCATATACTCCCAGCTTGTCTCATGATATGGACCTGTAGCGTCGCCCCACCAGTTGAAACGCGCATCAAGAACGCCTGTTCCCCCGTTCAAAATGCCGTATTCGTCATTGCTTTGTATGTTATTGAGGTTAACGTAGATGCCAGCAACATCTACGGCTGATTCGATGTAGATGCCGTGTCCAAGGTTATTGAAAAGGGTATTACCTTTAATGGTTGCAGTAGTTATCGAGCTTACCAAACGGATGCCGTGTTGCCATCCAGAAACGATATTGTTAGTTATTGCGGCGGTGATTTCACCAGCAGGCTCGTATTCTGGAAAGTCTCCAATAAAAATGCCGTCAGCGGATGTTATTCTATCGCCTGAAAGTTGGTTGTTTTCTATTTTCACTGTGATGAACGCATTTTCAGCCCAGCTTTGAACACCTGCCGCTGCGTTTTCATATCCTGACGCATCATGAACCCCACTTATAACATTGCCCGTGAAAGTCGCCGTCCAAGTTCCCGCTTTTGTATACTGTGCCCATACACCTAATAGCCCTATGCTTCCACCGTTCACAATGTTTCCTTGCGCCGAACCACTACTGTCTTGATAGATAATTCCAATTTGGCAGTTAGTTATGATGTTGTTAGTGGCTGAACCACTGCTGTCCATAAATAGGATTCCAGCACCCCACCAAGTTTCGGGAGTGTAAATGTGGTCGCTTATCCTATTACGGTTTATAGTTCCTTTCGCACCGTCCATAACAACAATGCCATTTTGAACTTCGTCTCCGGAAGGCAAAGGTCCTCGACCGGTGAAGTTGTTGTCATGAATGTTAATTGTGAGTTTGCTACCGTGGACATCGATGCCGTTTTTGTCGTAGTTTGTTAGCGTAGAGCCTTTTACTTCAACAGTGACGGTATTAGCTACTGCAGAAAGATAGATGCCGTAACCTCTTACTGCGGTACCAGCATCTGTAACGGTTATCCCTGTAATATTGACTGAGTCTATCAAACCGCCAGTTTCGCGATAAAAGATTCCCGCGACGAAATCTGCGCCTGTTGGTCGGGTAGTCACGCTTTCCCCGTCTATTTTCAGTTTTTTCACGATTACACTGCTTCCAGTGGCGACGTTTGCAACAATAATGCCAGCTACTTGTTTAGTTGTGCCCCACCAATGTCCGTTAAGCACTGTGGTAAGTTTGTCTGCAGAAGAAGGCTTTACAATCGTACTGTCGCCCATGCCTTGAAGAGTCAAACTCTTAGCAATTACTACTTGTTCATCGTATGTCCCAGAGTGGACTATCACTGTATCGCCGGAACTTGCTTCACTGACAGCCTCTTGAATAGTACCCGTTGGGTTTACATGATAAGTTCTTGGAGTAGTTGCAAACGATGCTCCAAGCCATGGACTGTAGTCAACATTATCACCAATTTCGCCTCCAAGTCCAGACGGGTTTGTTGTGGAATGGTAAGGTCCGCTTGCGTTGCCCCACCAGTTGAAACGTGCATCAAATGTTGCATTGTCTGCATTGTAATTGGCGCCCCAGTTGAAGATGCCATATGGGTTGTTGTAGATATTGTTATAATGTGCATAAGATAGCATGCCTTTTGTTATTTCAATTGCTTCGTAGTTGTTGTAAATTTCGTTGTTTTCTATGGAAACTGTGGAAGGCATCATACTGCCTTGATTGTAATACATCCAAATATCAACAATTATTGCTGCAGATGACCAAAGTGGACTTGGATGAGTGTTGTTGCAATTATATATTTTATTTCTAACTATCTCAGCTACAGAGGGACCGGTGTAGTCTTCGATCTCAATTCCGTAGTTAACTTGATTGTCTAGACTGTAGACTTGTCCGATTATCTCGTTATCTTGTATTATGGAAGTCGCATTGTTTGAGTATATGCCAATTCTTCCGAAATTTTTGATTAAGCACTTATCAACTGTTACAACAGAATTGTCCCAAAAAGCTACTGCAGCCGAATACATGTCGCCTATTGTGTTTGGAGACGCTATACAGTTTTTGATCGTTCCGCTGGAATTTTCATATAATATTGCATAGCTTCTAGTGCCGGCAGGTATGCCTAATCCTTGACCCTCTATATCTAAACCTTCTAAGACAACATTTAGGGCGTTTTCAACAAATATTGTAGCTTGCCTATTTCCATAGTTTGTAGCACGCATTTGCGCACCACTGATGACCGGGTTGCTTGCGGCTTTCACAGTGAGACTTTTGTTAATGTACAGGGCTTCACTGTATGTTCCATCGTAAACATAAATTGTCTGCCCTGCGCTTGCAGCGTCTATCGCAGCTTTAATTGTGTCGTAAAACAGTCCTTGATCTTCAATTTCGGTAGTCCACCAAATCCAAATGTCAAGCTTCACTGGAAAATCTCCGCTCGAGACCACAATGTCAATGTCGGATAGTTTACGGTCACCATTAACGTCCTTAAATATCACCACTAAAAACTCAACTTGATTGCCTACGTCTCGGTTGAACCGAACTTTTCCATACTGTGTCATAGAAGCACCGACGGGTAAAGTGACTCCTCCAACAGGACCCGTGATAACTTCCACTTGATAGTCTAGATATGAAGAAACTTCGAGTGGCGGAGCAGGATACCATATCACGCCATCAAGAGACCACCAGCCAGTGCCATCTTCCGGAGTAAGCGTCCCGCCTATCTCTTTAGCGAAAACGCCTAAAAGCAGTCCTGTTAACTCTTCGCTACCAACATTGGTTGCTGTGGCTTTATCTGTGAAATTTGATCCGCCTTTGGCACCAATCATAGCGTTGATTTTGTTTTGTGCATCATCCACTATCAGACTTGGTCCACTGGGACTTGCTTCAACAGATTTTGTCGTTAGCATAATCGGTATAGTGCTTGAAAGGAGCATTAAAAGCAAAGCTATTGCTGTTATTTGGTTTTTCATTTTCCTTTCCCCTATCCTTTTTAGCATAAACGCAAGTGCAACATAGCGTTTACGCAAAAATATTTTTTAACTCTTCAAAGTTTATAAAATTTGTGAAACTTTTTTCCACATCTCTTCATTTTGTGGACTCTTATGTTTTAGATGATACGCATATATGAACAAAATAAGCAAAACATAACATCAAAAAGTCTTAAATCATAAGTATTCCTCAACTTTTCTAATCATTTTTAGCACACTTTAACAATTCTATAAGAGCCTATTATCCAGCATTTTGAACATCTAATGCTTTAAGGAAAAAAGGAGGAAATTAACAGCTTCCGAAGTTCAAGAGAACTAGGACTATGTCGCTCATGGTGATTCTTCCGTCTTGGTCGAGGTCTGCGTCGGAAAGCCATCTAGGATGTGTCGGGTAAGAACCGAAAGAATCCACAGTAAGCATTATGTCGTCCATAGAAACTTTTTCGTCGCCGTTAACATCGCCCATCATTTTAACCTTTACCAAGCCATAAACAAGAGTGTTATTTTCTACATTGATTTCGCCCGAAAGCGTACTAGCAACAGCTTTTATGGTGTAGCTGTGACAGTATGGTACATGTGTAGTATTCCAACTGAAAATAAGCTGAGTAGACGCGTTGGGTTCCAAGTTATATACTGTTTCAGTTGATATGCTTACGCTATCATAATATAATGTGACTGTGAAGGTTTCAGTTGCGTTTCCTAAGTTCGCAACGGTTACAGTTATGTTAATAATCCATCCTTGATACACTTTGCTTGATGGAACTGCGAGGTCGATTACTGCTATGTCGCGAACTAGGCTGGGCACGACAGCAATTATTCCGTCATAATAGACATTGTCTTCCGGATTTTCATCGTAAACAACGTCTGTTGCTTCTGCTAAAAGCGTATAGTTTCCAGGCATAATATCAGAAGTGTTCCATAGAAATGAAAGAATTCTTCTTTCGCCGGGTTCTAAACCGTAAACGGTAACTGTTCCTATCACGTATCTTGGTGGTGGCAGAGCAGTAGGCAGTGAATATTCAAAGTATCCGGATTTCATTTGTGGTTTTATTTCTCCTGGAGGATGTTGGTATATGGATGTCCATTCAGGGTCGAAGGAGAGCCATGCGCTTGCTGTTGGTTTGGTTTCGTTTACTTCTTTGATTATTTTGAATTGTATTTGGCACAATTGACCTGTCCCGTTAAAGCTCCACTCTGTTCCCTCTGGTAGGAGATATGCGCAACCCCACTTCAACATTCTATGAGTAGCATTGAAAGGGTCATCTATTGGCGGCGGTGCAATAATTACTCCGCCTATCTCCTCGATTGGTCTGAAAACGTGGTCTGAAGGACGCCATGCGGACGCATATTCTAGCACGCTATAGTCATAGAGTATACCTATTCCCCAACCGTCCATACACTCAACATCTTGCACAGTCACGTTGATAAAGAACATAGCGTCCACAAAAGTTTCATTCGAGTAAAATATGAAGTTAGAAGTGCCAAGATATCTGGGTGGTCCAGCAGTCCATTTAGTTGGATAGCCATCTGGACCTGGATTAATTATTGAAATCGTTGGATTACCAGAAAGGGTTGCGTGAGCAGTTGACGTTGAAAGCCATTGTTCAAGTGCGTATAGAGTTACTGTGAAATCTTCGGTGAAGTTTCCTTGATTTTCAACAACAACGTCAATGTTAACGCTTTCACCAGTTCTTACTTCATTAGTAGAGGGTACAACATCTACGACAGCAGCATCATGTCTGCTTGGAAAAGGCAAGAAAATTATAGTATGTATAAAATCAAGGTCTGTTACGTCTTCTGCAATTATATGGCCTGCACCGTTTGAAATGCCTATTGTGGCTGTGACAAGTCCATCGCATGATGCGTAGTTACACTGTATTATGCCTTCTTTGCTTAATATTGCTTCAAAATTAGCAGTTGTAGATGAACCGTAGGCGCGCACAAACCAGCGGATACCAACATGCGTGGAATTTTCCCATACATAAATGTCATAAGGATCATTCGTTATCCAGTCGTCCCATGCGACAGCTATTGCCAATTTACAACTCAAATCAGTTATGCTGTTACTAGGACTAGTGTCAGGACCAGTGAATGTTATTAGCCCGTTGCTTGAAATATAGATTGTTTTGTAGCTCATTTCATAGAATGGAAAGTCAAAAGATAAATTATATTGCCAGCTCACATCGTCTCCGTGCCATCCCATAGAACTGCCGCCGCCAACCCATTGATGTGGAATATAAGAGCGCCTATAGAAGAATACGCGAGTCCATCGAGTTACAACATTGTTTGCCATATTCGTTTCTCCGGGTACGAGTGACGCATAAACGGTCACGTTATAACTTCCAGTTTCTGAAGGAGCCCACAGATAATTAATGGAATAAGAATTGCCTACAGGCAACTCCTCGATTATGGTATTGTATACTACTGTGCCATTAATTAACATGGAGAATCCCACGTTAATTTCATTGTTTAGTCCTCTGTTTTGAACGGTCGCGTTGAGTAATGTTGAATTACCAAGTTCGAGAAATGTAGGGGCTGTTAAGGAAACCTTTAAGTCGTGTTCTGAAGGCGTTAACCAACCTACAGAGTTAATTATCAATGTGTCTCTTTCTGATTGCCAAAGGCAATAGATTGGAAAAGCGTAGTAAACAACCGAACCATAACCCACTTCTGTTCCATCAAACACCGTGACAGCCGTCCATAAAGTATCTGTGTATCGAATAACTTCAAATCCTCCGTTTGTCGGGAATACGCCATCATCGTATGGAGGGCCTTGAAGCCATGTGAAGGTCATGGGTAGCCCTTGCGTAACTGGATGGGACGGATCTGTGACAGTTAATCCGTAGGCATAAGTGTCGTCAACTTGATAGACTGCATGGGCAACATTTACCATGAAATTGTCAGAGCCATGGTTATACCCTATATCTTCGCCTTCCAACAAAATATTTCCACCCATTGCAAGATAAGCCTTCAGCGTTTCAGCATCCGCTGAGTCAACCGCCCAACTCCAGTAGTCACCACAAGTCCATATTACAAGCTTGAACTTCAGCAAAAATTCTAGTGGTGGACGTCCCATGCTAGATTCTTGCCATACAAAATATTCGTAGCCGTTGGACGTTAATGCACATTCAAATTCCGGCAGACTTGTGCCTCGTATCTTATATGCCGCGTCGTCGTCAGCTACAATTAGAATGTCAGGTAGAATCTTTACCTCAACAGTTTTGCTTATTAGATTGTTTTTTGTGAATTCTTCGCCAAGCATTGGACACGCATATACAGTGATGTTGTACATACCTTCGACCGTTGGAATCCATGTATAACTAAACGTAAAAGACGCATCAGTCACAAGTTCAGGAATCAAAACGGAGTCGACAAGTGTGCCGTTGACGAATAGTTGCAATTCCACATCGGTTTCGTTGTTAGCGCCACGGTTTTGGACAGTTGCGTTCAGCAGAGCCGAATCGCTAGGTTCAAGAAACTTTGGAACATCTAAGGATACAGCGAGGTCATGTTCGTAGCCTTTTGCCAAGTAAACGATAGCGTTCTCCCACAATTCGATGGCGTCAAGTTTTCCATCACCATCTTGGTCGTAACGAAACTCGTCCAACATATAGGTGAAAAGCACTGTTGGGTAAGTGTTCCCTACGACGATAGCTGCATAACTTTCGGTAGGTGGCATTGTGAAGCCAGCAATTGAGGTGCCCGTGGTCGTTGCTACGTGGTCTCCGTCGTCTGCGTATCCTTCAATGTAAGAGGTGAGGTCGCCTACAGTGTTTGGAAAGGTAAAGATTGAATGTGAAGGGTTCCACCGATATACGGATTCTGGTGACCACATGTCTGAAACCCATTGAACCCCAAGGGTATTCCACAAAGTTGTTGGCTCAGAGTTGGATCCGTCGATGTCGAAAGTGCTGAGAACAAGGAGCCCACCGTTGCGCACATATTCTTCAATTTCTGTCCAATAAGAGCCTAACGCGTAGTAGTTGCAGTGGTCAACAACAACCAGATCCCAAGCTTGACTTGTCAATGCTACGCCAAATTCCCAAGGATCATCAGCATAGTGGGTATAATTGATTCCCAAGTTGTCTAAAGCAACAATGGCATATCGTAAAGAAGGTGTAACGTAATAGTCGTCTGTGTAGACAAGAACACTTCTTACACCAATGAATAATACTATCACCGATTTTTTGGCTAAGTTGTTTCTTGTAAGCTCTTCTCCAGACATAGGCGGCGCATAGGCTGTGATGTTGTACATGCCTTGAACCGTTGGGGTCCATAGATAGCTTAGAGTGTAGGAAGAGCCGACAAGTAACTCAGGTATTGTCACGGAGTCAACTAATGAGCCATCGATAAATAGTTGCAGTTCGACATTGGTTTCGTTGTTTAGTCCTTTGTTGGAAACCGTTGCGTTT is part of the Candidatus Bathyarchaeota archaeon A05DMB-5 genome and encodes:
- a CDS encoding S8 family serine peptidase, giving the protein MKKQIVCFLMLILLLTSTLATTFIINPSFGKENENVPSNEDFMKTVNEKTVNSNAQKSKDSQASHKNTEGWNFNDTNAWKNFTYTNGDKTRLIVGLEEENSESLHELEEITAKYQAEIVNTISIRGEVKAAVVELSFASVAAFAQDARIMELASYVEPNMKVQVQWIPNDPYWTNQWGPQKIEADWAWNITTGSSEVLVAIVDTGIDYTHPDLAANYAPLGFDWANNDIDPKDDFGHGTHCAGIVAAVLNNSIGVAGLAQVRIMSEKVLSSGGYGYWDWVANGIIHATDSGADIISMSLGGYGDSELVHSAVKYAYDSGVLVVAAAGNDNTNMKSYPAGYDEVIAVAATDQYDNKAYFSNWGDWIELAAPGVDIYSTMPTYWVTMNDYGFSMNYAYMSGTSMACPHVSGLAALVMSLHPEKSRDWLRLWLRYAADDLGNSGFDVYYGYGRINARKAVEQIPPVHELIAYALQTPLYVKPGTSEIINATILNFGEYNEADIVVQLLANGTAVDSKVIDSLASGNTTTITLSWSPLIEGLYNVTFYITPVPGETSVDNNMLSKSIYVGIPVKAVVLHSAGNIYSEIITNWQVLSSEWYLFGDKMVYVDYTTLNKEGITYEDIAATEADVLIISCAYDPYAGWQFTDAEIEAITLYIYEGHGLIVTAGTLYYAVPNNNKLARLIGINENITYDAVGTDLLHLLNTTHPLFRNVPNPFVFAYVGTAIPSDGRWDSNELVEGKYLALGHYQESAIVTYKGLVYISPWLEIIPAYYHHHLQLLYNAILWSRYPKPEHELTVSLETPKHLKPNESTLLNATVSNKGLNNETNVELQLFIDGSLVDSVTIPELLVGSSYTLSYLWTPTVQGMYNITAYAPPMSGEELTRNNLAKKSVIVLFIGVRSVLVYTDDYYVTPSLRYAIVALDNLGINYTHYADDPWEFGVALTSQAWDLVVVDHCNYYALGSYWTEIEEYVRNGGLLVLSTFDIDGSNSEPTTLWNTLGVQWVSDMWSPESVYRWNPSHSIFTFPNTVGDLTSYIEGYADDGDHVATTTGTSIAGFTMPPTESYAAIVVGNTYPTVLFTYMLDEFRYDQDGDGKLDAIELWENAIVYLAKGYEHDLAVSLDVPKFLEPSDSALLNATVQNRGANNETDVELQLFVNGTLVDSVLIPELVTDASFTFSYTWIPTVEGMYNITVYACPMLGEEFTKNNLISKTVEVKILPDILIVADDDAAYKIRGTSLPEFECALTSNGYEYFVWQESSMGRPPLEFLLKFKLVIWTCGDYWSWAVDSADAETLKAYLAMGGNILLEGEDIGYNHGSDNFMVNVAHAVYQVDDTYAYGLTVTDPSHPVTQGLPMTFTWLQGPPYDDGVFPTNGGFEVIRYTDTLWTAVTVFDGTEVGYGSVVYYAFPIYCLWQSERDTLIINSVGWLTPSEHDLKVSLTAPTFLELGNSTLLNATVQNRGLNNEINVGFSMLINGTVVYNTIIEELPVGNSYSINYLWAPSETGSYNVTVYASLVPGETNMANNVVTRWTRVFFYRRSYIPHQWVGGGSSMGWHGDDVSWQYNLSFDFPFYEMSYKTIYISSNGLITFTGPDTSPSNSITDLSCKLAIAVAWDDWITNDPYDIYVWENSTHVGIRWFVRAYGSSTTANFEAILSKEGIIQCNYASCDGLVTATIGISNGAGHIIAEDVTDLDFIHTIIFLPFPSRHDAAVVDVVPSTNEVRTGESVNIDVVVENQGNFTEDFTVTLYALEQWLSTSTAHATLSGNPTISIINPGPDGYPTKWTAGPPRYLGTSNFIFYSNETFVDAMFFINVTVQDVECMDGWGIGILYDYSVLEYASAWRPSDHVFRPIEEIGGVIIAPPPIDDPFNATHRMLKWGCAYLLPEGTEWSFNGTGQLCQIQFKIIKEVNETKPTASAWLSFDPEWTSIYQHPPGEIKPQMKSGYFEYSLPTALPPPRYVIGTVTVYGLEPGERRILSFLWNTSDIMPGNYTLLAEATDVVYDENPEDNVYYDGIIAVVPSLVRDIAVIDLAVPSSKVYQGWIINITVTVANLGNATETFTVTLYYDSVSISTETVYNLEPNASTQLIFSWNTTHVPYCHSYTIKAVASTLSGEINVENNTLVYGLVKVKMMGDVNGDEKVSMDDIMLTVDSFGSYPTHPRWLSDADLDQDGRITMSDIVLVLLNFGSC